In Microcebus murinus isolate Inina chromosome 20, M.murinus_Inina_mat1.0, whole genome shotgun sequence, the following are encoded in one genomic region:
- the TMEM170A gene encoding transmembrane protein 170A isoform X2 yields MEPSLGSAVGRKKRAPAGGDAEAAEGREWASAAVRTLVRHVCVVNGGGMEREGSGGSGSSAGLLQQILSLKLVPRVGNGTLCPNSTSLCSFPEMWYGVFLWALVSSLFFHVPAGLLALFTLRHHKYGAAIAGVYRAAGKEMIPFEALTLGTGQTFCVVVVSFLRILATL; encoded by the exons ATGGAACCATCACTTGGCAGCGCCgttgggaggaagaagagggccCCGGCTGGAGGGGACGCTGAGGCAGCTGAGGGGCGGGAGTGGGCCTCTGCCGCAGTTCGGACGCTTGTCCGTCACGTCTGTGTGGTGAATGGCGGCGGGATGGAGCGCGAGGGGAGCGGCGGCAGCGGTAGTTCGGCCGGGCTCCTGCAGCAAATCCTCAGCCTGAAGCTCGTGCCGCGGGTGGGCAACGGGACCCTGTGCCCCAACTCcacttctctctgctccttcccag AGATGTGGTATGGTGTGTTCCTGTGGGCACTggtgtcttctctcttctttcacgTCCCTGCTGGATTACTGGCCCTCTTCACCCTCAGACATCACAAATATG GTGCAGCAATTGCTGGAGTTTACCGAGCCGCTGGGAAGGAAATGATACCATTTGAAGCCCTCACCTTAGGCACTGGACAGACATTTTGTGTAGTGGTGGTCTCCTTTTTACGGATTTTAGCTACTCTATAG
- the TMEM170A gene encoding transmembrane protein 170A isoform X1, with product MEPSLGSAVGRKKRAPAGGDAEAAEGREWASAAVRTLVRHVCVVNGGGMEREGSGGSGSSAGLLQQILSLKLVPRVGNGTLCPNSTSLCSFPEMWYGVFLWALVSSLFFHVPAGLLALFTLRHHKYGRFMSVSILLMGIVGPITAGILTSAAIAGVYRAAGKEMIPFEALTLGTGQTFCVVVVSFLRILATL from the exons ATGGAACCATCACTTGGCAGCGCCgttgggaggaagaagagggccCCGGCTGGAGGGGACGCTGAGGCAGCTGAGGGGCGGGAGTGGGCCTCTGCCGCAGTTCGGACGCTTGTCCGTCACGTCTGTGTGGTGAATGGCGGCGGGATGGAGCGCGAGGGGAGCGGCGGCAGCGGTAGTTCGGCCGGGCTCCTGCAGCAAATCCTCAGCCTGAAGCTCGTGCCGCGGGTGGGCAACGGGACCCTGTGCCCCAACTCcacttctctctgctccttcccag AGATGTGGTATGGTGTGTTCCTGTGGGCACTggtgtcttctctcttctttcacgTCCCTGCTGGATTACTGGCCCTCTTCACCCTCAGACATCACAAATATGGTAGGTTCATGTCTGTAAGCATCCTGTTGATGGGCATCGTGGGACCAATTACTGCTGGAATCTTGACAA GTGCAGCAATTGCTGGAGTTTACCGAGCCGCTGGGAAGGAAATGATACCATTTGAAGCCCTCACCTTAGGCACTGGACAGACATTTTGTGTAGTGGTGGTCTCCTTTTTACGGATTTTAGCTACTCTATAG